From Scophthalmus maximus strain ysfricsl-2021 chromosome 14, ASM2237912v1, whole genome shotgun sequence, one genomic window encodes:
- the olig1 gene encoding oligodendrocyte transcription factor 1 → MNVLSNPVIRAQEQSRPLCGPGTVQDLPHCPPGFHLSSRLHPAPLLGLQSSPRSTKPQRELSPEEQQELRRKINSRERKRMQDLNIAMDALREVMVPYASSPSPASSSQSHHPGAPPGRRLSKISTLVLARNYILLLGSSLQEMRRLLGEVSIGMGVNPGPVPRLLLTGGWPLISSPSQLLLTQESLLTSAAASSSSPSSSTSSSAAAKCRLLSPGPMEASLAPVHWSSTGASGGPLCPCGVCRLPRFSHSTAVPRFPK, encoded by the coding sequence ATGAACGTGCTGTCAAACCCAGTGATTAGGGCCCAGGAGCAGTCTCGACCTCTCTGTGGCCCCGGGACTGTCCAGGACTTACCCCACTGCCCTCCAGGGTTCCACCTGAGCTCGCGCCTCCACCCCGCGCCATTGCTCGGCCTCCAGAGCAGCCCGAGATCGACCAAACCTCAGAGGGAGCTGAGCcctgaggagcagcaggagctcagGAGGAAGATCAACAGCAGGGAGAGGAAGCGGATGCAGGACTTGAACATTGCCATGGATGCCCTGAGGGAGGTCATGGTGCCTTACGCCTCGTCcccttctcctgcctcctcctctcagtcccACCACCCTGGAGCTCCTCCGGGCCGCAGGCTCTCCAAGATCTCCACTCTGGTCCTGGCCAGGAACTACATCCTCCTCCTGGGTTCGTCTCTGCAGGAGATGCGGCGGCTGCTGGGAGAGGTGAGCATCGGGATGGGAGTAAATCCGGGGCCGGTCCCCCGGCTGCTGCTCACCGGTGGGTGGCCCCTCATCTCCAGCCCCAGTCAGCTCCTCCTCACCCAGGAATCCCTCCTCACCTCAGCAgccgcctcgtcctcctccccttcctcctccacttcatcTTCTGCTGCAGCTAAATGTCGCCTGCTGTCTCCGGGCCCCATGGAAGCCTCACTGGCCCCGGTGCACTGGAGCTCTACAGGTGCCTCCGGGGGGCCCCTGTGCCCCTGTGGAGTCTGCAGACTGCCCAGATTCAGCCACTCCACTGCCGTTCCCAGATTCCCAAAGTGA